A genome region from Clupea harengus chromosome 7, Ch_v2.0.2, whole genome shotgun sequence includes the following:
- the LOC116221169 gene encoding C-type lectin domain family 4 member G-like, with product MSGGETGLQERGRYEDFNGEDQTLDDLEKVSLFTARSYGSSDRYRLATGILGLACAALLMAVISMAVLKNGTNENQSSFNITGMRRELELLRDNNATLTAAMVSLQDQLDKAEMDNHQSWLRRQDYSCDSLPSRIETLEDKTKEQKLRIDQIERSCGGCPPGWDLLNDTCYYFPISSEIERRGWDEARADCTKRGADLAIVDTLETQTFIVGVLRGLHDEGFSYRSGYWIGLRDKDTEGTWKWTTGSLLSRGYWMDGEPNDDYGYEDCVATYPAVNPLKSWNDVPCRHPLKWICAKGPQPVTASLDS from the exons ATGAGCGGAG GTGAGACAGGCCTGCAGGAGAGGGGAAGGTATGAGGACTTTAACGGAGAAGACCAAACCTTAGACGACCTAGAGAAAG TGTCTTTATTTACGGCGAGAAGTTACGGCTCCTCCGATCGATATCGCCTGGCTACAGGAATTCTGGGGTTGGCCTGTGCTGCCCTCCTGATGGCTGTGATAAGCATGGCTGTGCTGA AGAATGGCACGAATGAGAACCAGTCATCTTTCAATATCACCGGAATGAGAAGAGAGCTGGAGCTGTTGAGAGATAATAACGCCACACTAACGGCCGCTATGGTGTCCCTCCAGGATCAATTAGACAAAGCCGAGATGGACAATCACCAATCATGGCTAAGACGACAAGATTACTCCTGTGATAGTCTACCGTCACGTATCGAAACCCTGGAAGATAAGACGAAGGAACAGAAGCTCCGCATTGATCAAATTG AGCGTAGCTGTGGGGGCTGCCCCCCAGGGTGGGATCTGCTGAATGACACCTGTTACTACTTTCCCATCTCGAGTGAGATTGAGCGCAGGGGCTGGGACGAGGCCAGGGCGGACTGCACCAAACGCGGCGCCGACTTGGCCATAGTGGACACTTTGGAGACACAG acatTTATTGTAGGGGTTCTGCGGGGCCTCCACGATGAAGGCTTTAGCTACAGATCTGGATACTGGATTGGACTGAGAGATAAAGACACAGAAGGAACATGGAAATGGACAACTGGGTCTTTGCTTTCCAGAGG CTACTGGATGGACGGAGAGCCCAATGATGACTATGGCTATGAGGACTGTGTGGCCACCTATCCCGCAGTGAACCCCCTGAAGAGCTGGAATGACGTCCCCTGCAGGCACCCGCTAAAGTGGATCTGTGCCAAAGGGCCTCAGCCAGTAACAGCTAGTCTGGATAGCTAG